The genome window TGGAATTCAAAACTACCCACTAGTATCTTTTATGCAACGACCTTGATTGGCGGTGCGCGTGCTGGCCCATGCACCGCAGGCCGCAACTAGTCGCGTGTTGAGATTTATTAAAGAAATCGCAGGTTTTAGCGGGTTACAGCAGCGAAATGCGCCGAAAAGCACGTTTTCTCCGGTGGCTTGCAATTCCCGTGGACTTTGACCACAATATGACCTTGATTGCCCCGGTTCCGACCCGAGCCGGGGTTTTGTTTTGGTCGTCCGCGCCGCTCGTCCTGCTTTTGCAGTCAAGACGGTATGCGCGCGCTTGGTGTACGACCTTCACCGAGAACGCTCCATCGGGAGCGTTTTTCTACTTTTGTTTGGGAAACGACATGTCTGCCATTCCTTTGACCGTGCGCGGGGCCGAGCGCTTGCAAGAAGAGCTCCAGCGGCTGAAAACCGTGGAACGTCCTGCCGTGATTAACGCCATCGCTGAGGCGCGCGCGCAGGGTGATCTGTCGGAAAATGCCGAGTATGACGCTGCTCGCGAGCGCCAAGGTTTTATCGAAGGCCGCATTGCCGAACTTGAAGGCACGCTTTCCAACGCCCACCTGATCGACCCCAGCTCGCTGGAAGCCGAAGGCCGCGCTGTGTTCGGCGCCACGGTTGATATCGAAGACCTGGATTCCGGT of Achromobacter seleniivolatilans contains these proteins:
- the greA gene encoding transcription elongation factor GreA yields the protein MSAIPLTVRGAERLQEELQRLKTVERPAVINAIAEARAQGDLSENAEYDAARERQGFIEGRIAELEGTLSNAHLIDPSSLEAEGRAVFGATVDIEDLDSGDRVTYQIVGDVEADIKANMISVSSPVARALIGKSEGDVVEVKAPAGVREYEVLGVRYI